The following proteins come from a genomic window of Candidatus Thiodiazotropha sp. CDECU1:
- the ruvB gene encoding Holliday junction branch migration DNA helicase RuvB codes for MNSEPRLINGDATGEDAALDRAIRPKRLRDYVGQPAVCEQMEIFIPAAKARGEALDHVLIFGPPGLGKTTLAHIIANEMEVNLRQTSGPVLEKPGDLAALLTNLEPHDVLFVDEIHRLSPVVEEVLYPAMEDFQLDIMIGEGPAARSIKLELPPFTLVGATTRAGLLTSPLRDRFGIVQRLEFYNSKDLARIVTRSAEILNIGMDADGAAEIARRSRGTPRIANRLLRRVRDYAQVKQDGHVSQAVADSALGMLKVDGNGFDNMDRRLLLAVIEKFEGGPVGVDNLAAAIGEEKGTIEDVLEPFLIQQGFLMRTPRGRVATQAAYLHFGLSPKPGEHVPTEDDLFREE; via the coding sequence ATGAATAGCGAACCCAGACTGATCAATGGCGATGCCACAGGCGAAGACGCCGCCCTGGACCGGGCAATCCGGCCCAAGCGCTTGCGTGACTATGTAGGGCAGCCCGCAGTTTGCGAGCAGATGGAGATCTTCATCCCGGCGGCCAAGGCGCGGGGCGAGGCCCTGGATCACGTCCTGATCTTCGGTCCTCCCGGGTTGGGTAAGACCACCTTGGCCCATATCATCGCCAATGAGATGGAGGTCAATCTGCGGCAGACCTCAGGTCCGGTGCTGGAAAAGCCGGGGGATCTGGCGGCGTTGCTGACCAACCTGGAACCCCATGATGTGCTATTTGTGGATGAGATCCATCGTCTGAGCCCGGTGGTGGAGGAGGTGCTCTACCCGGCAATGGAGGATTTTCAGCTCGATATCATGATCGGTGAAGGGCCGGCCGCCCGTTCGATCAAGCTGGAACTGCCGCCCTTTACCCTGGTTGGGGCCACCACCCGCGCCGGTCTTCTGACCTCTCCTCTGAGGGACCGCTTCGGTATCGTGCAGCGGTTGGAGTTCTATAACAGCAAGGATCTGGCCCGGATAGTCACCCGTTCAGCGGAGATACTCAACATCGGTATGGATGCGGATGGGGCCGCAGAGATCGCGCGCCGCTCCAGGGGTACGCCGAGGATTGCCAACCGGCTGCTGAGGCGGGTGCGCGACTACGCCCAGGTCAAACAGGATGGCCATGTCAGCCAGGCGGTCGCCGACAGCGCCTTGGGCATGCTCAAGGTCGATGGCAACGGTTTTGACAATATGGATCGGCGTCTGTTGCTGGCAGTCATCGAAAAGTTCGAAGGCGGGCCTGTGGGGGTCGATAATCTGGCTGCGGCGATCGGTGAAGAGAAGGGTACCATCGAGGATGTCCTGGAGCCCTTTCTGATCCAGCAGGGATTTCTGATGCGCACACCACGGGGCAGAGTGGCGACCCAGGCTGCCTATCTGCACTTTGGTTTGTCACCGAAACCGGGCGAACACGTGCCGACAGAGGATGATCTGTTCCGTGAGGAGTAG
- the pal gene encoding peptidoglycan-associated lipoprotein Pal, which translates to MKKVLVLWVPILLSLLLVVGCSSTPTLEGEGADVSEQSTGAEGSQAGTSTSAASEGGEWLGDPLENPNSLLATRVIYFDFDQSAVRAEYLDVIQAHADYLAANPQVVVRLEGHADEKGTREYNLGLGENRANSVRSLMLAQGVSDNQLVVVSYGEERPATFEHNEESWALNRRVELVY; encoded by the coding sequence ATGAAAAAAGTACTAGTCCTCTGGGTTCCAATTTTACTCTCGCTGTTGCTGGTCGTCGGCTGTTCATCCACGCCGACCCTCGAAGGTGAAGGTGCGGATGTTTCCGAGCAATCCACCGGTGCCGAGGGTAGCCAAGCGGGTACATCCACTTCCGCCGCCAGCGAGGGGGGTGAGTGGCTGGGCGATCCCTTGGAGAACCCCAACAGTCTTCTGGCGACCCGCGTGATCTATTTCGATTTTGATCAGAGCGCGGTGCGTGCGGAGTATCTGGACGTGATTCAGGCCCATGCCGACTATCTGGCAGCCAATCCTCAGGTGGTCGTGCGTCTGGAGGGTCATGCGGATGAGAAGGGCACACGGGAGTACAACCTGGGACTGGGTGAAAACCGCGCCAACTCGGTGCGTAGTCTGATGCTGGCTCAGGGTGTGTCGGACAACCAGCTGGTGGTTGTGAGTTACGGGGAAGAGAGACCTGCGACATTCGAACACAATGAAGAGTCCTGGGCACTTAACCGACGGGTTGAACTGGTCTACTGA
- the tolQ gene encoding protein TolQ translates to MSTDLTITHLILNASPVVQFVIALLVFASLSSWSMIFDRMRTLKSAGRAADDFEGRFWSGGDLAELYRQIERETDDESGMAAIFRAGFREFARLRTKGHKDPMAMVQGAQRSMRVSLNREVDFLEHHLSTLATIGSTSPYVGLFGTVWGIMNSFTALGNVKQATLALVAPGIAEALIATAIGLFAAIPAVVAYNRYSHDVERLNNRYDDFVEEFATILQRQAVS, encoded by the coding sequence ATGTCGACTGACCTGACCATTACCCATCTGATTCTGAATGCCAGTCCGGTGGTTCAGTTTGTGATTGCCCTGTTGGTATTCGCATCCCTCAGCTCATGGAGCATGATCTTCGATCGCATGCGCACCCTCAAGAGTGCCGGGCGCGCAGCGGATGACTTTGAGGGTCGATTCTGGTCAGGCGGCGATTTGGCGGAACTCTACCGTCAGATCGAAAGGGAGACCGATGATGAGTCGGGCATGGCAGCGATTTTCCGTGCCGGATTTCGCGAATTTGCCCGCTTGCGCACCAAGGGGCATAAAGATCCCATGGCAATGGTGCAGGGGGCACAGCGCTCCATGCGGGTCTCTCTCAATCGCGAGGTCGATTTCCTGGAACACCATCTCTCAACCCTGGCCACGATTGGCTCCACCAGCCCCTATGTTGGACTGTTCGGTACCGTGTGGGGGATTATGAATTCATTCACCGCCCTGGGAAATGTGAAGCAGGCGACCCTGGCGCTGGTTGCCCCGGGAATCGCCGAGGCGTTGATAGCCACGGCAATCGGTCTGTTTGCCGCGATACCCGCGGTTGTCGCCTACAATCGCTACTCCCACGATGTGGAGCGGTTAAACAACCGCTACGACGACTTCGTCGAGGAGTTTGCCACCATCCTGCAACGTCAGGCTGTCAGCTAA
- the ybgC gene encoding tol-pal system-associated acyl-CoA thioesterase, which yields MNDESPSFVWPVRIYYEDTDSGGVVYYANYLKFMERARTEWLRSLGFEQDLLLQQDGIIFAVRHVEVGYHQPARFNDLLEIHVRLAKRGRASLTLYQEVVKASDSQLLCRGNVKIACVDMKTMSPTPIPKKILMEIPDVD from the coding sequence ATGAACGACGAGTCGCCGAGTTTTGTCTGGCCGGTCAGGATCTATTACGAGGATACTGATAGCGGTGGTGTTGTCTACTATGCCAACTACTTGAAATTTATGGAACGGGCACGCACCGAGTGGTTACGTTCTCTGGGCTTCGAGCAGGATCTGCTGCTACAACAGGACGGGATCATCTTCGCAGTTCGCCATGTGGAAGTGGGTTACCATCAGCCAGCCCGTTTTAATGATCTCCTCGAGATCCATGTCAGGCTGGCGAAGCGAGGACGTGCCAGTCTCACCCTGTATCAAGAGGTTGTAAAAGCGTCGGATTCTCAGCTGCTGTGCAGGGGAAATGTAAAGATTGCTTGCGTGGATATGAAAACAATGAGCCCCACCCCCATTCCAAAGAAAATATTGATGGAGATACCGGATGTCGACTGA
- the queE gene encoding 7-carboxy-7-deazaguanine synthase QueE, with protein sequence MSRLRITEIFLSLQGEGRSAGFPTVFVRLTGCPLRCHYCDTAYAFSGGEWHSIDEILQQVADFHVDHVCVTGGEPLAQADCLPLLSALCNAGYKVSLETSGALDISDVDPRVSRVMDLKTPGSGEMTRNRMLNLDSLRVRDQVKFVINDRADYEWSCEQLEQFRIMDRCEVLFSPAQDQMNPTQLADWMVEDRVLARMQLQLHKLLWGNQPGR encoded by the coding sequence ATGTCTCGACTTCGAATAACCGAGATCTTCCTCTCCCTGCAGGGGGAGGGGAGGAGTGCAGGATTCCCCACCGTTTTCGTTCGCCTGACCGGCTGCCCATTGCGTTGCCACTACTGCGATACTGCCTATGCCTTCAGTGGCGGTGAGTGGCACTCCATCGATGAGATCCTGCAGCAGGTCGCTGACTTCCATGTGGATCATGTCTGCGTGACCGGTGGTGAACCGCTGGCACAGGCAGATTGCCTGCCCCTGTTGAGCGCCCTGTGCAATGCGGGTTATAAGGTTTCCCTTGAGACCAGCGGTGCCCTCGATATCAGCGACGTGGACCCGCGGGTTAGCAGGGTAATGGATCTGAAGACGCCGGGTTCGGGGGAGATGACCCGCAACAGGATGTTGAATCTCGATTCCCTGAGAGTCCGAGATCAGGTCAAGTTTGTTATCAACGACCGGGCCGATTACGAATGGAGTTGTGAGCAATTGGAGCAGTTCCGGATCATGGATCGGTGTGAAGTACTCTTCTCTCCTGCCCAGGATCAGATGAATCCCACCCAACTGGCAGACTGGATGGTGGAGGATCGGGTGCTGGCCAGGATGCAGTTGCAGCTGCACAAACTGTTGTGGGGCAACCAGCCGGGAAGATGA
- the tolA gene encoding cell envelope integrity protein TolA, producing the protein MFSVLKRNPVSVVLALLLHVLIVVFLIFGYDWSKVHKPATPNANVVKAHTVDAKQLDQAKEKEKAASREKQREQELKQKQAEEKKRQQQLEQKRIAKEKAEKQKLEVERKRQAKLKKEREAKEAKRKAEAKRLAALETKRKAELEKKRKAELAAKRKAEAKRKAEAAAQAERERALQEQLAAEQNSREIDRYVAVIKQQIERNWLKPGQAGKDFSCVVQVRLIPGGDVVPGGVSIVRSSGNSAFDRSVESAVYKAAPLQVPSGPLFESFRTLKLNFKPSS; encoded by the coding sequence TTGTTCTCAGTTCTTAAAAGAAATCCGGTTTCAGTCGTATTGGCACTTCTGCTGCATGTGTTGATCGTGGTATTTCTGATATTCGGCTATGACTGGTCGAAAGTGCACAAACCCGCTACGCCTAATGCGAATGTGGTGAAGGCGCATACCGTGGATGCCAAGCAGCTCGATCAGGCCAAGGAGAAAGAGAAAGCCGCATCGCGGGAGAAGCAGCGCGAACAGGAGCTAAAGCAAAAGCAGGCGGAAGAGAAAAAGCGCCAGCAGCAACTGGAACAGAAACGCATCGCCAAGGAGAAGGCGGAAAAGCAGAAGCTCGAGGTTGAGCGCAAGCGCCAGGCCAAATTGAAAAAGGAGCGGGAGGCGAAAGAGGCCAAGCGCAAGGCCGAAGCCAAACGGTTGGCGGCGCTGGAAACCAAACGCAAGGCTGAACTGGAGAAGAAGCGCAAGGCGGAGTTAGCAGCCAAAAGGAAGGCAGAAGCGAAGCGAAAAGCGGAAGCCGCAGCCCAGGCCGAGCGTGAACGTGCCTTGCAAGAGCAGTTGGCGGCGGAGCAGAATAGTCGCGAAATCGATCGCTATGTGGCGGTGATCAAGCAGCAGATCGAACGCAACTGGCTGAAACCGGGACAGGCAGGCAAGGATTTCTCCTGTGTTGTTCAGGTACGCCTGATACCGGGGGGGGATGTGGTGCCTGGTGGCGTAAGTATCGTCAGGAGCAGCGGTAACTCGGCATTTGATCGATCGGTGGAGTCGGCCGTGTATAAAGCCGCGCCACTGCAGGTGCCGAGTGGACCCTTGTTCGAGTCCTTCCGTACCTTGAAACTGAATTTTAAGCCGAGTAGCTGA
- the ruvA gene encoding Holliday junction branch migration protein RuvA, translated as MIGRLKGELVHKQAPHLLIDVNGVGYELEAPLSTFFTLPESGQGVILFTHLAIREDAHVLYAFATESERALFRSLLKVSGVGAKMALAILSGMSAEEFSRCVEVEDVASLVRLPGIGRKTAQRLIVEMRDRLAKLDDLTPALAPQQSTQAKSRGGATTDAVAALVALGYKPQEAGSMVKAVAEDGMDSEALIRAALQSAVQQ; from the coding sequence ATGATAGGCCGTTTAAAGGGGGAGCTTGTGCACAAGCAGGCGCCCCACCTCCTGATCGATGTCAATGGTGTGGGCTATGAGCTTGAAGCGCCGCTCTCGACATTCTTTACCCTGCCGGAGTCCGGCCAGGGGGTAATCCTTTTCACTCATCTTGCGATACGCGAGGATGCCCATGTCCTGTATGCCTTCGCCACAGAATCGGAGCGGGCCCTGTTTCGCAGCCTGCTGAAGGTCAGTGGTGTCGGAGCCAAGATGGCGTTGGCGATACTCTCCGGCATGAGTGCCGAGGAGTTCAGTCGCTGCGTGGAGGTCGAGGATGTGGCGTCACTGGTACGCTTGCCGGGAATCGGCCGCAAGACGGCACAGCGACTGATTGTGGAAATGCGTGACAGATTGGCTAAGCTGGACGATTTGACGCCGGCTCTCGCTCCGCAGCAAAGCACTCAGGCCAAAAGCCGCGGTGGCGCTACAACCGATGCCGTGGCCGCACTGGTGGCCCTGGGCTATAAACCTCAGGAGGCCGGCAGTATGGTTAAGGCAGTGGCGGAGGACGGGATGGACAGCGAGGCCCTGATACGGGCTGCACTGCAAAGCGCGGTGCAGCAATAG
- the tolR gene encoding protein TolR, producing MSRQKNRRRPMSEINVVPYIDVMLVLLVIFMITAPLLTQGVKVELPQADAEPLPKEADEPLVVTVNRAGEMFIDIGQGKDQPIEPDTLVKRVQAVLKHKPKTPIMVRGDAGVAYGRVVEAMVLLQAGGAPSVGLITESPES from the coding sequence ATGAGTCGTCAGAAAAACCGCCGCCGTCCCATGTCGGAGATCAATGTCGTACCCTATATCGACGTGATGCTGGTGCTGTTGGTGATTTTCATGATCACCGCGCCACTCCTGACCCAGGGGGTCAAGGTGGAACTGCCACAGGCCGATGCGGAGCCGTTGCCGAAAGAGGCGGATGAACCGCTGGTGGTGACGGTCAATCGAGCGGGTGAGATGTTCATCGATATCGGTCAGGGCAAGGATCAGCCGATTGAACCCGATACCCTGGTCAAAAGGGTGCAGGCTGTCCTCAAACATAAACCGAAGACCCCGATTATGGTGCGCGGTGATGCGGGGGTTGCCTATGGACGAGTGGTGGAGGCGATGGTGCTATTGCAGGCCGGTGGTGCGCCCAGTGTTGGCCTGATTACCGAATCGCCGGAGTCTTAG
- a CDS encoding FAD-binding oxidoreductase: MSDSADEILLESSCVATLKSTTRITPETTDEVRQLILQIDEPSFRYAAGQSIGVLVPGPHQFGNEFHHRRYSIANPVETGASQNVELELLVRRCFYLDEISGEQYPGIASNYLCDAKVGDKIKITGPYKSPFKIPTDTSSNLLMIGTGTGIAPFRAFVRQIYDQHAGWKGDVRLFYGDRGGMNLLYMNDQQKDLTQFYDDQTFKAFSVLTDRPLTGAEQGLQESLQAHIDECARLIRDPNTYIYLAGQDKAAEVFDKVMAETFGSADAWDKAKSDLVELGRWAELLYH, encoded by the coding sequence ATGTCTGACAGCGCTGACGAAATCCTTCTAGAGAGCAGTTGTGTTGCCACGCTCAAATCAACCACACGCATCACACCGGAGACAACGGACGAGGTACGCCAACTGATACTGCAGATCGATGAGCCCTCTTTCCGCTATGCCGCCGGTCAGTCGATCGGTGTCCTGGTACCCGGCCCTCATCAGTTCGGCAACGAGTTTCACCATCGTCGCTACTCGATAGCCAATCCGGTGGAAACCGGCGCCAGCCAGAACGTGGAGTTGGAACTGCTGGTAAGACGCTGTTTCTATCTGGACGAGATCTCAGGGGAGCAATACCCGGGCATCGCTTCAAACTACCTGTGTGATGCCAAGGTGGGTGACAAGATCAAGATCACCGGCCCCTACAAGAGTCCCTTCAAGATACCGACCGACACCTCCAGCAATCTGCTGATGATCGGTACCGGTACCGGTATCGCTCCCTTTCGTGCCTTCGTGCGTCAGATCTACGATCAGCATGCCGGCTGGAAAGGGGATGTCAGACTATTCTACGGCGATCGCGGGGGCATGAACCTGCTGTATATGAATGATCAGCAGAAAGACCTGACCCAATTCTACGACGATCAGACCTTCAAGGCCTTCAGTGTATTGACAGACCGCCCCCTCACCGGTGCCGAACAGGGCCTGCAGGAGAGTCTGCAAGCCCATATCGATGAGTGCGCCCGTCTGATACGCGATCCCAACACCTATATCTATCTGGCCGGCCAGGATAAGGCTGCCGAGGTATTTGACAAAGTAATGGCCGAGACATTCGGCTCGGCAGATGCATGGGACAAAGCCAAAAGCGACTTGGTTGAATTAGGTCGTTGGGCGGAGTTGCTCTATCACTAA
- the ybgF gene encoding tol-pal system protein YbgF, with amino-acid sequence MRLIIERVLLCTLMGLCVMSPVFAANGAKLSLEQRLQRIERIMQNQSLADLVLQVQQLRQEVQQIRGDLEEQKHNMDAMSRRQRDLYLDIDQRLSRFQPGGAAPPSPQPISPPMTPPSAAAPVRQPVTPPTTPSPGFGASAQVATTAPPDPKMESDAYQAAFNLLKQGRYGESITAFSDFLRDYPGGDYEDNAQYWLAEASYVNRDFDTALGEFTKIPEKYPSSPKIPGAMLKMGYIHYEKKNWTDARNILNELINNYPTTTESRLAQKRLQRLTKEGH; translated from the coding sequence ATGAGGTTGATCATCGAAAGGGTCTTGCTCTGTACCTTGATGGGGCTCTGTGTCATGAGTCCGGTATTCGCTGCGAATGGCGCTAAGCTTAGCCTGGAACAGCGGCTGCAGCGGATCGAGCGCATCATGCAGAATCAGAGTCTTGCCGACCTGGTACTGCAGGTACAACAGCTGCGACAGGAGGTGCAGCAGATTCGTGGCGATCTGGAGGAGCAAAAGCACAATATGGATGCCATGAGCCGGCGCCAACGTGATCTCTATCTGGATATCGATCAGAGACTCTCTCGATTTCAGCCTGGTGGTGCGGCACCGCCCTCGCCACAACCCATATCACCCCCGATGACACCACCCTCTGCAGCGGCCCCGGTACGCCAGCCGGTTACCCCACCCACGACACCGTCCCCCGGGTTCGGGGCATCGGCGCAGGTCGCGACTACCGCACCCCCCGATCCGAAAATGGAGTCGGATGCCTACCAGGCCGCCTTCAATCTGCTGAAGCAGGGGCGCTACGGGGAATCCATCACCGCCTTCTCCGATTTCCTGAGGGACTACCCCGGGGGGGATTACGAGGATAATGCCCAGTATTGGTTGGCAGAGGCCAGCTACGTCAATCGGGATTTCGATACCGCCCTGGGAGAGTTCACCAAGATACCGGAAAAGTATCCATCCAGTCCCAAGATTCCGGGTGCGATGTTAAAGATGGGCTATATCCACTACGAAAAGAAGAACTGGACGGATGCCAGAAATATCCTGAATGAGTTGATAAACAACTACCCCACCACGACCGAATCGCGCCTGGCGCAGAAGCGCCTGCAACGACTCACCAAAGAGGGGCATTGA
- a CDS encoding class I SAM-dependent methyltransferase codes for MDRDEYKKGVEATFNDVSHRYDENRFFAISAAKMAELVPPAESLSILDLSTGTGAVALEVVDKHPSAHIHAIDLSQGMLEIAISKAREKGISNIEFIQCDVDSIAYDKHTFDIVTCGYGLFFYPDMEATYQAICKTIKPGGRFLFSSFTEQAFNPHAELFLRRLEHGYSVEPPSRLRERLKTKQQIEALVAGSEFRAVDVIHEPIRYPISINDWWALLNSAGFKSLLDKLDKKSLERFKQEHLAEIQALSDDPGLELNADTLYAVVTF; via the coding sequence ATGGACAGGGATGAATACAAGAAGGGTGTTGAGGCAACATTCAATGATGTTTCACATCGCTATGATGAAAACAGATTCTTTGCCATCTCTGCAGCGAAAATGGCAGAGCTGGTCCCGCCAGCTGAAAGTTTGAGCATACTTGATCTCTCGACTGGTACTGGGGCCGTTGCTCTTGAAGTTGTCGACAAACACCCGAGTGCCCACATACATGCCATCGACCTGTCCCAGGGGATGCTGGAGATAGCCATATCAAAGGCACGGGAGAAAGGGATATCCAACATAGAGTTCATACAGTGCGATGTGGATTCTATCGCATACGACAAGCATACTTTTGATATCGTTACTTGTGGCTACGGCCTCTTCTTCTATCCAGATATGGAGGCGACTTACCAGGCGATTTGTAAAACCATCAAACCTGGTGGCAGGTTTTTATTTTCATCATTTACCGAGCAAGCCTTCAATCCCCATGCCGAACTATTTCTGCGACGACTGGAGCATGGTTACAGTGTTGAACCGCCATCACGATTGAGAGAGAGACTCAAGACGAAACAGCAGATCGAGGCGTTAGTGGCCGGCAGTGAATTTCGCGCAGTCGATGTGATACATGAGCCGATTCGATATCCTATCAGCATTAACGATTGGTGGGCTTTATTAAACAGTGCTGGATTTAAATCACTGCTTGATAAATTGGATAAAAAAAGCCTCGAACGATTCAAGCAAGAGCACCTTGCAGAGATTCAGGCGTTATCTGATGATCCTGGTCTCGAACTGAATGCCGATACCCTATACGCGGTGGTGACTTTTTAA
- the tolB gene encoding Tol-Pal system beta propeller repeat protein TolB, whose protein sequence is MKNNLLILVLLLCWQPALYAELTIEITEGVEGALPIAVVPFSWQGKGTPPEDIAAVINGDLQRSGRFKTLPREDMLARPTSVDGVEFKDWRALGIENLVIGQVQAHGAGGYQIQFQLLDVFRGEQLTGYSIPTTAPNLRSTAHRIADLIYEKLLGVPGAFATRVAYITSTKQADGEMKIKLNIADADGYNSETIVTSTEPLMSPAWSPDGRQIAYVSFEEGQSAIYVQGVYTGTRKKVTSYKGINGAPAWSPDGRKLALTLSKGGNPDIYVYDLTTRKLKTITRHYAIDTEPAWSPDGRSIVFTSDRGGRPQIYRVSAHGGKAQRVTFQNSYNARASFSPDGKLLALVTREEGKYRIAVQDLESGVMQVLSQGSLDESPSFAPNGSMVIYASKAGHRGVLAAVSVDGRVRQRLALQEGDVREPVWSPFNN, encoded by the coding sequence ATGAAAAACAATCTACTTATCCTGGTTTTGTTACTGTGTTGGCAACCGGCGCTCTATGCCGAGTTGACCATTGAGATCACCGAAGGTGTCGAGGGGGCACTGCCCATCGCTGTGGTACCTTTCAGCTGGCAGGGCAAGGGAACCCCTCCAGAGGATATTGCCGCCGTGATCAACGGTGACCTGCAACGCAGCGGTCGTTTCAAGACACTGCCACGGGAGGATATGCTGGCCAGGCCAACATCGGTGGATGGGGTTGAATTCAAGGACTGGCGGGCCCTGGGCATCGAAAATCTGGTAATCGGCCAAGTACAGGCCCATGGTGCCGGTGGCTACCAGATACAGTTTCAGTTACTCGATGTCTTTCGGGGTGAGCAGCTGACCGGTTACAGTATCCCCACCACGGCGCCGAATCTACGCAGTACCGCCCACCGGATTGCTGACCTGATCTATGAGAAACTGCTGGGCGTTCCGGGTGCCTTCGCTACCCGGGTGGCCTATATCACCTCCACCAAGCAGGCCGACGGCGAGATGAAGATCAAACTGAATATCGCCGATGCGGATGGTTATAATTCGGAGACCATCGTCACTTCCACCGAGCCATTGATGTCCCCCGCCTGGTCGCCAGACGGTCGCCAGATAGCCTACGTCTCTTTCGAGGAGGGGCAGTCTGCTATCTATGTGCAGGGGGTCTATACCGGCACGCGCAAGAAGGTCACCTCATACAAGGGCATCAATGGGGCGCCCGCCTGGTCGCCGGATGGGCGTAAACTCGCCCTGACCCTGTCGAAAGGGGGTAATCCCGATATTTATGTTTATGACTTGACTACACGCAAGCTCAAGACCATCACCCGCCACTATGCCATCGATACGGAGCCGGCCTGGTCACCGGACGGGCGCTCTATCGTCTTCACCTCGGATCGTGGGGGCAGACCACAGATCTACCGGGTTTCGGCCCACGGCGGCAAGGCGCAACGGGTAACATTCCAAAATAGCTACAACGCTCGAGCCTCCTTTTCACCCGATGGAAAGCTGCTGGCCCTGGTTACCCGGGAAGAGGGGAAGTATCGCATTGCGGTTCAGGATCTCGAGTCCGGTGTGATGCAGGTGCTCAGCCAAGGGAGTCTGGACGAGTCGCCCAGTTTCGCGCCCAATGGGAGCATGGTAATTTATGCATCCAAGGCGGGTCATCGTGGTGTTTTGGCAGCGGTCTCGGTTGATGGCCGTGTACGACAACGCCTCGCCCTGCAGGAGGGTGATGTGCGTGAACCGGTCTGGTCACCTTTCAACAATTAA
- the queC gene encoding 7-cyano-7-deazaguanine synthase QueC: protein MSRRAVVLLSGGLDSATVLALASSQGYACHALSMAYGQRHAAELAAASRVAASLKAEAHKVVHIGLDDIGGSALTDRSIQVPEEMGNGIPVTYVPARNTVFLSLALGWAEVLDAQDIFIGVNAVDYSGYPDCRPQFIEAFQNLANLATKAADEGGTYKIHTPLINLTKAEIIRRGVELGVDYSMTVSCYQASEAGEACGVCDSCRLRAKGFSDAGIVDPTRYLNLD, encoded by the coding sequence ATGAGTAGACGCGCGGTGGTGTTGCTATCGGGGGGGCTGGATTCGGCAACGGTGTTGGCGCTCGCCAGCAGCCAGGGTTATGCCTGCCATGCCCTCAGCATGGCCTATGGTCAGCGCCACGCTGCTGAACTGGCGGCCGCATCACGGGTAGCCGCATCGCTTAAGGCAGAGGCCCACAAAGTGGTGCATATCGGGCTCGATGACATCGGGGGTTCTGCATTGACGGACCGTTCCATACAGGTCCCGGAAGAGATGGGCAATGGCATTCCAGTGACCTATGTACCGGCGAGAAACACGGTATTTCTCTCCCTGGCCCTGGGGTGGGCCGAGGTTCTGGATGCCCAGGATATCTTCATCGGCGTCAACGCGGTGGACTACTCAGGTTACCCTGACTGTCGACCGCAATTCATCGAGGCCTTTCAAAACCTCGCCAATCTGGCCACCAAGGCGGCTGATGAGGGCGGCACCTATAAAATACATACACCGCTGATCAATCTGACCAAGGCGGAAATCATCCGACGAGGAGTGGAGCTGGGCGTGGACTACAGTATGACTGTCTCATGTTATCAGGCCAGCGAAGCGGGAGAGGCCTGCGGTGTCTGCGACTCCTGCCGTCTGCGTGCAAAAGGCTTTAGCGACGCCGGAATTGTCGATCCTACCCGCTACCTGAATTTAGATTGA